A genomic window from Arthrobacter globiformis includes:
- the xylA gene encoding xylose isomerase, giving the protein MAIQPTRDDKFSFGLWTIGWEAQDQFGSATRPPLDTVEAINRLSDLGAYGITFHDNDLFPFGCSAADRQREIDRLTGALKATGMVVPMVTTNLFSHPVFKDGGFTSNDRGVRRFALRKVLENIDLAAELGAETFVMWGGREGSEYDAAKDIRGALERYREAVNLLGDYVTDKGYNIRFAIEPKPNEPRGDILLPTLGHALAFIETLERPELVGINPETGHEQMAGLNFTHGIAQALYQGKLFHIDLNGQRSIKFDQDLVFGHGDLQNAFSLVDLLENGGPEGGPAYDGPRHFDYKPSRTEDINGVWDSAAANMQTYLLLKERAKAFRSDPEVQAALEASRVSEINVPTLNPGEGYEQLLADRSSYEDFDADAYFGGKGFGFVKLQQLFIEHLLGAR; this is encoded by the coding sequence ATGGCGATTCAGCCCACGCGTGATGACAAGTTTTCCTTCGGCCTGTGGACCATCGGCTGGGAGGCGCAGGACCAGTTCGGCTCCGCAACCCGCCCGCCGCTGGACACCGTGGAGGCCATCAACCGGCTCAGTGACCTGGGCGCCTACGGCATCACCTTCCACGACAACGACCTGTTCCCGTTCGGCTGCTCCGCGGCTGACCGGCAGCGGGAGATCGACCGCCTGACCGGTGCACTGAAGGCCACCGGCATGGTGGTGCCCATGGTCACCACCAACCTGTTCAGCCACCCGGTCTTCAAGGACGGCGGCTTCACCAGCAACGACCGGGGTGTTCGCCGCTTTGCCCTGCGCAAGGTGCTGGAAAACATCGACCTCGCCGCCGAGCTGGGCGCCGAAACCTTCGTGATGTGGGGCGGACGCGAAGGCAGCGAGTACGACGCCGCCAAGGACATCCGCGGGGCCCTCGAACGCTACCGGGAGGCCGTGAACCTGCTGGGCGACTACGTGACGGACAAGGGCTACAACATCCGCTTCGCGATCGAGCCGAAGCCCAACGAACCGCGCGGCGACATCCTGCTGCCCACCCTTGGCCACGCCCTGGCGTTCATTGAGACCCTCGAGCGCCCGGAGCTTGTGGGCATCAACCCCGAAACGGGCCACGAGCAGATGGCCGGGCTGAACTTCACCCACGGCATCGCCCAGGCGCTGTACCAGGGCAAGCTTTTCCACATCGACCTCAACGGCCAGCGCAGCATCAAGTTCGACCAGGACCTGGTATTCGGCCACGGCGACCTGCAGAACGCTTTCTCCCTGGTTGACCTGCTGGAGAACGGCGGTCCCGAGGGCGGGCCGGCGTACGACGGGCCGCGCCACTTCGACTACAAGCCCAGCCGGACCGAGGACATCAACGGCGTCTGGGACTCGGCGGCCGCCAACATGCAGACCTACCTGCTCCTGAAGGAGCGCGCCAAGGCCTTCCGCTCCGACCCGGAGGTGCAGGCTGCCCTGGAGGCGTCGCGGGTTTCCGAGATCAACGTCCCCACCCTGAATCCGGGCGAAGGCTACGAACAGCTCCTCGCTGACCGCTCGTCCTACGAGGATTTCGACGCCGACGCCTACTTCGGCGGCAAGGGCTTCGGTTTCGTGAAGCTCCAGCAGCTCTTCATCGAACACCTGCTCGGCGCCCGCTGA
- a CDS encoding Gfo/Idh/MocA family protein, protein MGKPLKVGIIGCGAIIAQYLANFRRLDQIELVAVADLDPARAQAVADDYDGVRALSVDSLLAAEDVDLVLNLTIPAAHADVALKAIAAGKGVYGEKPLAATTAEARQVLEAAREAGVVVGCAPDTVLGTGIQTARKAIDDGLIGAPISATATMVTPGHERWHPNPDFYYQPGGGPLLDMGPYYVSALVTLLGPVVSVVGAASHTRNERTIGSGPRAGETVPVAVDSHVTGVLMHASGALSTLLMSFDAVKSKSPNIEIHGERGSLAVPDPNHFDGDVQVFPLGADDWQTLPVSAGYVDSGRGFGIADLAATPEGSEPRAGGQLAYHVLDVMESMLASARTGSAVQIKSTVARPEPVELTALAVQVAEVSS, encoded by the coding sequence GTGGGCAAGCCGTTGAAAGTAGGAATTATTGGCTGCGGCGCCATCATCGCCCAGTACCTCGCGAATTTCCGCCGGCTCGACCAGATCGAACTGGTGGCCGTGGCCGATCTGGACCCCGCGCGCGCCCAGGCTGTTGCGGACGACTACGACGGCGTCCGCGCACTTTCCGTGGACAGCCTCCTCGCCGCGGAGGACGTCGACCTCGTCCTGAACCTGACCATCCCCGCGGCCCACGCCGACGTTGCACTCAAGGCCATTGCCGCCGGAAAGGGTGTCTACGGGGAGAAGCCGCTCGCGGCGACCACCGCCGAGGCACGGCAGGTGTTGGAGGCGGCACGCGAGGCGGGCGTCGTCGTCGGCTGCGCCCCCGACACGGTGCTCGGCACCGGGATCCAGACCGCCCGCAAGGCGATTGACGACGGCCTGATCGGCGCGCCGATCAGCGCAACAGCCACCATGGTGACGCCCGGCCACGAACGCTGGCATCCGAACCCGGACTTCTACTACCAGCCCGGCGGCGGACCGCTGCTGGACATGGGTCCGTACTATGTGAGCGCGCTGGTCACGCTTCTGGGCCCGGTAGTCTCCGTCGTCGGCGCCGCCAGCCACACCCGCAACGAGCGGACCATCGGCTCCGGGCCGCGCGCTGGTGAGACGGTGCCGGTGGCGGTCGACTCGCATGTCACTGGGGTGCTGATGCACGCTTCCGGTGCACTGTCCACGCTGCTCATGAGCTTCGACGCCGTGAAGTCCAAGTCGCCCAACATCGAAATCCACGGTGAACGCGGCTCCTTGGCTGTGCCCGACCCGAACCATTTCGACGGCGATGTCCAGGTCTTCCCGCTGGGCGCGGACGACTGGCAGACCCTGCCAGTCTCGGCCGGCTACGTCGACTCCGGACGCGGTTTCGGGATCGCCGACCTCGCCGCAACACCAGAGGGCTCCGAGCCGCGCGCCGGCGGGCAGCTGGCCTACCACGTCCTCGACGTGATGGAGTCCATGCTGGCTTCGGCCCGGACGGGTTCCGCGGTGCAGATCAAGAGCACGGTGGCCCGTCCGGAGCCAGTGGAACTGACGGCGCTGGCCGTGCAGGTCGCCGAGGTCAGCTCGTAG
- a CDS encoding ThuA domain-containing protein — translation MTGNKSALVVRGGWDGHQPFEATELFIPFLKSNRYDVRVEESPKVYADATYMAGVDLIMQCMTMTTIERDEFEGLRAAVENGTGLAGWHGGIADSYRNNSDYLHLIGGQFACHPGKHPDERIGEQSDNYVPYTVKMLPAAAHHPITEGISDFELVTEQYWVLADDYIDVLATTTQKVREWDPWHREVTSPAVWTRQWGKGRIFVTTPGHHVDILQDSNVRTIIERGLLWASR, via the coding sequence ATGACCGGAAACAAGTCCGCCCTGGTGGTGCGCGGCGGCTGGGACGGCCACCAGCCCTTCGAAGCCACCGAGCTTTTCATCCCGTTCCTGAAAAGCAACAGGTACGACGTGCGGGTCGAGGAATCGCCCAAGGTCTACGCCGACGCCACCTACATGGCGGGCGTGGACCTGATTATGCAGTGCATGACCATGACCACGATTGAAAGGGACGAGTTCGAGGGACTGCGAGCCGCCGTCGAGAATGGCACCGGCCTGGCCGGCTGGCACGGTGGGATCGCTGATTCCTACCGCAACAACTCCGACTACCTGCACCTGATAGGCGGCCAGTTCGCGTGCCACCCCGGCAAGCATCCGGACGAGCGCATCGGGGAGCAGTCCGACAACTACGTGCCGTACACCGTGAAGATGCTCCCGGCCGCCGCCCACCACCCCATCACCGAAGGCATCTCCGACTTCGAACTTGTCACCGAGCAGTACTGGGTCCTGGCCGACGACTACATCGACGTCCTCGCCACCACCACCCAGAAGGTCCGCGAGTGGGACCCCTGGCACCGCGAGGTGACCTCACCGGCCGTCTGGACCCGCCAATGGGGCAAGGGCCGGATCTTCGTCACTACCCCCGGCCATCACGTCGACATCCTCCAGGACAGCAACGTCCGCACCATCATCGAAAGGGGCCTGCTGTGGGCAAGCCGTTGA
- the xylB gene encoding xylulokinase, giving the protein MSLVAGVDSSTQSCKVVVLDAHSGALVREGRAGHPDGTEVHPDHWWRALAEAFDDAGGLAGVRSLSVGGQQHGMVLLDREGNVLRPALLWNDTRSAESAAALTEEVGAEDYAKRTGLVPVASFTVTKVRWVRDHEPDIAGRVAAVALPHDWLTWRLRGYGPAGASPLGPDLGQLTTDRSDASGTGYWNPATGTYDLELFGLAFGRDAVEAGPDTVGASGAVILPRVLGPGATAGTIHPSCFSTVGTSPGSPPRVALEEGVVLGAGAGDNAAAALGLGARAGDVVVSVGTSGTVFAVSDEPLGDPSGTVAGFADASGLFLPIAVTLNAARVLTSVAGLLGVDFDELSRLALEAEPGAGGVVLVPYFEGERTPNLPHATASFSGLTIASTTRSNFARAAVEGMLCGLAGGLDALRALGHPAERLLLIGGAVQNPAVQRIAAQVFDLPVLVPSPGEYVARGAAVQAAWALTGERPAWNVAMDGHPEPDFQPPIAEQYRVEQRKAEQGAS; this is encoded by the coding sequence ATGTCACTCGTTGCCGGGGTCGATTCCTCGACCCAAAGCTGCAAGGTCGTGGTGCTGGATGCTCACAGCGGCGCCCTGGTCCGGGAGGGCCGGGCCGGCCACCCGGACGGCACCGAGGTCCACCCGGACCACTGGTGGCGGGCTCTTGCCGAAGCGTTCGACGACGCCGGCGGGCTCGCCGGGGTCAGATCGCTTTCGGTGGGTGGCCAGCAGCACGGCATGGTGCTGCTGGACCGCGAGGGCAACGTGCTGCGGCCGGCCCTGCTCTGGAACGACACCCGCTCGGCAGAGTCAGCAGCGGCCCTCACCGAAGAAGTGGGCGCGGAGGACTATGCGAAGCGGACGGGGCTGGTACCTGTAGCTTCCTTCACCGTCACCAAGGTCCGCTGGGTCCGCGACCATGAGCCGGACATCGCCGGCCGGGTGGCCGCCGTCGCCCTGCCGCACGACTGGCTGACCTGGCGCCTGCGGGGCTACGGCCCCGCCGGCGCCAGCCCGCTGGGACCCGATCTGGGGCAGCTCACCACGGACCGCTCCGACGCCAGCGGCACGGGCTACTGGAACCCGGCAACCGGCACCTACGACCTGGAGCTCTTCGGCCTGGCCTTCGGCCGCGACGCCGTCGAAGCCGGCCCGGATACGGTTGGTGCGTCCGGTGCGGTCATCCTGCCACGCGTCCTCGGACCCGGCGCCACCGCGGGAACCATCCATCCCTCATGTTTCAGCACCGTCGGAACCTCTCCGGGGTCACCGCCCCGGGTCGCCTTGGAAGAGGGCGTGGTCCTTGGTGCCGGTGCGGGGGACAATGCCGCGGCGGCACTGGGCCTGGGCGCCCGGGCGGGGGACGTCGTCGTATCTGTGGGCACGAGCGGCACGGTGTTTGCCGTCTCCGATGAGCCGCTCGGCGACCCGAGCGGGACGGTGGCGGGCTTCGCGGATGCGAGTGGCCTGTTCCTGCCGATTGCCGTGACCCTCAATGCAGCGCGGGTGCTGACGTCGGTGGCCGGGCTGCTGGGGGTGGACTTCGACGAGCTGTCCCGGCTGGCGCTGGAGGCTGAACCGGGTGCGGGCGGCGTGGTGCTGGTCCCTTATTTCGAGGGGGAGCGGACGCCCAACCTGCCGCACGCGACGGCCAGCTTTTCCGGGCTGACCATCGCCTCGACCACGCGCAGTAACTTCGCACGGGCCGCCGTCGAAGGGATGCTGTGCGGGCTGGCGGGAGGACTGGATGCCCTCCGCGCCCTGGGCCACCCGGCCGAGCGGCTTCTGCTGATCGGCGGCGCCGTGCAGAACCCTGCGGTCCAGCGGATTGCGGCCCAGGTTTTCGACCTGCCCGTGCTGGTTCCGAGCCCCGGCGAATACGTGGCCCGGGGAGCTGCCGTGCAGGCGGCCTGGGCACTGACGGGAGAACGGCCGGCATGGAACGTGGCAATGGACGGCCACCCCGAGCCGGACTTCCAGCCACCCATCGCGGAACAATACAGGGTGGAGCAGCGCAAAGCGGAGCAGGGCGCCAGTTGA
- a CDS encoding Ig-like domain-containing protein: protein MTNRSRRPWAVTAAGVAAAVFSAGLVAGPASAAQAPVLAADEPVPAGAVTVRPDPSYQGDAFEGWGTSLVWFANATGDYPDEIRNKLADMVFGDEGLNLNIARYNVGGGNAPDVKDYLRAGGAVEGWWQAPAGTTREDKDWWDPENPDHWNLDADQTQRWWVDRIKNDITHWEAFSNSPPWFQTVSGYVSGGFNSSQDQLRTESVDDFSSYLVGVVKELEKAHGIKIDTIDPMNEPNTPYWGTSLNSAGQAVGGRQEGAHMGPELQQKVVQSLAKALASADTGAVISAMDETNPSTFASNWNSYSADAKANVAQLNVHTYGTGQRTAVRDIAKGEDKPLWMSETGGSWLDGQNFTSMQPGLGLAQHMVNDLRELEPEAWVFWQPVEDYNNMKPGGESAIGSNWGEIQLPFDCDAGDNLESCPIYTNTKFNTARNFTHYIKPGDRLVKVDDTNSAAAVSDSGATVVHVNDSKQQRQVALDLSGFEAVQGNATVTPVTSDASGALAQGEPVAVGKDRTAVLTVPAESVTTFLVNGVHGVAKDAALVQADHVYRLQGVESGKSLSQGTGSAAVIRSGAGAEQQWSIRRLSGENSSRARYAVETPDGGRQLAVVDGTPQLVPAEAAPADAFQWTMSTTGDGTYTFVNAATGRLLEVGGHATADGSPVTLWTANSGENQRWRVIDETVQGFQNVVAFTVPGSVPELPATVVPVFRDGARGELPVTWAMPPESRWSKPGTVDVRGTVTDVLGAAHPVTAKVTVDTLVATLPARAKTYAGGTPALPATVTAVTAAGSKVERPVVWDAAGPFTEAGVATVAGTADAADGRTLPATVRVQVTAGTADNVADDPGTMFSATFTEPGYGTAGLGNGNLTDKAWSNWKSGIKNATDTLSVALASQKTVTGVKVHFYRDGSTDSYAQSLQVQSKAADGAWQNAGPPVQVPGGSPAPVVTVPVANVDTKDVRVVLTARPNTHMTVSEVQVLALAPGQSSDASAAAISVNGQPLAGFDPDVASYRTGVQGARQEVTATAADPYATVTVTPADRQSGTAVVTVRSEDGSQTRTYEVVFGR from the coding sequence ATGACGAACAGATCCAGACGGCCCTGGGCCGTGACCGCCGCCGGCGTCGCCGCGGCGGTCTTCTCCGCAGGGCTCGTGGCCGGACCCGCGTCCGCCGCGCAGGCACCGGTCTTGGCAGCCGACGAACCCGTGCCGGCCGGCGCCGTCACCGTGCGGCCGGACCCCTCCTACCAGGGCGATGCCTTCGAAGGGTGGGGCACCAGCCTGGTGTGGTTCGCCAATGCCACCGGCGACTATCCGGATGAAATCCGCAACAAGCTTGCCGACATGGTCTTCGGCGACGAGGGGCTGAACCTCAACATCGCCCGGTACAACGTCGGCGGCGGCAATGCGCCCGACGTGAAGGACTACCTCCGGGCCGGCGGCGCCGTTGAAGGCTGGTGGCAGGCCCCCGCGGGCACCACGCGGGAGGACAAGGACTGGTGGGATCCGGAAAATCCGGACCACTGGAACCTCGACGCCGACCAGACGCAGCGCTGGTGGGTGGACCGGATCAAGAACGACATCACGCACTGGGAAGCCTTCAGCAACTCCCCGCCGTGGTTCCAGACGGTCAGCGGCTACGTTTCGGGCGGCTTCAACTCCTCGCAGGACCAACTGCGGACCGAGAGCGTTGACGACTTCTCCTCCTATCTGGTCGGCGTCGTCAAGGAGCTGGAAAAAGCGCACGGCATCAAGATCGACACCATCGATCCCATGAACGAACCGAACACCCCGTACTGGGGAACCAGCCTGAATTCGGCCGGCCAGGCCGTCGGCGGCCGGCAGGAAGGCGCCCACATGGGCCCCGAACTGCAGCAGAAGGTGGTCCAGTCCCTGGCCAAGGCACTGGCCAGCGCCGACACCGGCGCCGTCATCAGCGCCATGGACGAGACCAACCCCTCGACGTTCGCCAGCAACTGGAACAGCTATTCCGCCGACGCCAAGGCAAACGTCGCGCAGCTCAACGTCCACACCTACGGGACCGGGCAGCGGACAGCCGTCCGGGACATCGCCAAGGGCGAGGACAAGCCCCTGTGGATGAGTGAAACCGGCGGCTCCTGGCTGGACGGGCAGAACTTCACGAGCATGCAGCCCGGCCTCGGCCTGGCCCAGCACATGGTTAACGACCTCCGCGAGCTCGAGCCCGAGGCCTGGGTGTTCTGGCAGCCCGTCGAGGACTACAACAACATGAAGCCCGGCGGCGAAAGCGCCATCGGCTCCAACTGGGGCGAGATCCAGCTGCCCTTCGACTGTGATGCCGGGGACAACCTCGAAAGCTGCCCGATCTACACGAACACCAAGTTCAACACGGCGCGGAACTTCACGCACTACATCAAGCCCGGGGACCGCCTGGTCAAGGTGGACGACACGAACAGCGCGGCCGCCGTCTCCGACTCCGGAGCAACCGTGGTGCACGTGAACGACAGCAAGCAGCAGCGCCAGGTTGCCCTGGATCTTTCCGGCTTCGAAGCCGTCCAGGGCAACGCCACCGTGACGCCGGTGACCAGCGACGCCTCCGGCGCGCTGGCGCAGGGCGAGCCGGTCGCCGTCGGAAAGGACCGCACGGCGGTCCTCACGGTACCGGCCGAATCCGTCACGACGTTCCTCGTCAATGGTGTGCACGGTGTGGCCAAGGACGCCGCCCTGGTTCAGGCAGACCACGTCTACCGGCTCCAGGGCGTGGAAAGCGGCAAGTCCCTTAGCCAGGGAACCGGCAGCGCCGCCGTCATCCGTTCCGGTGCGGGCGCCGAGCAGCAGTGGAGCATCCGCCGCCTCAGCGGCGAGAACAGCAGCCGTGCCCGCTACGCAGTCGAAACGCCCGACGGCGGGCGGCAGCTCGCCGTCGTCGACGGAACCCCGCAGCTGGTACCGGCGGAGGCAGCCCCGGCTGACGCCTTCCAGTGGACCATGTCCACCACGGGCGACGGCACCTACACGTTCGTCAATGCGGCCACCGGCCGGCTCCTCGAGGTGGGCGGGCACGCCACCGCGGACGGATCCCCGGTGACCCTGTGGACCGCCAACTCCGGCGAGAACCAGCGCTGGCGGGTCATCGACGAAACTGTCCAGGGATTCCAGAACGTCGTGGCCTTTACGGTGCCCGGGAGCGTTCCGGAGCTGCCCGCCACGGTGGTCCCCGTCTTCCGCGACGGTGCCCGCGGCGAACTGCCGGTGACCTGGGCGATGCCGCCGGAGAGCCGGTGGAGCAAGCCCGGAACCGTTGACGTGCGTGGGACGGTGACGGACGTGCTGGGTGCTGCGCATCCGGTGACGGCCAAGGTCACCGTCGACACGCTGGTGGCGACACTGCCGGCGCGGGCCAAGACCTATGCCGGCGGAACGCCCGCGCTGCCTGCCACCGTGACAGCGGTGACTGCCGCCGGCAGCAAGGTGGAGCGGCCGGTTGTCTGGGACGCGGCTGGACCGTTTACCGAGGCAGGCGTTGCCACGGTTGCCGGCACCGCCGACGCCGCCGACGGCCGGACACTGCCCGCCACCGTGCGCGTCCAGGTCACGGCGGGAACGGCCGACAACGTGGCCGATGACCCCGGCACCATGTTCAGCGCCACCTTCACCGAGCCGGGCTACGGCACGGCAGGGCTGGGCAACGGCAACCTGACGGACAAGGCCTGGTCCAACTGGAAGTCGGGCATCAAGAACGCCACCGACACCCTCTCCGTGGCGCTGGCCAGCCAGAAGACGGTGACCGGCGTGAAGGTCCACTTCTACCGCGACGGATCCACCGACAGCTACGCCCAAAGCCTCCAGGTGCAGTCCAAGGCAGCCGACGGCGCGTGGCAGAACGCTGGCCCCCCGGTCCAGGTCCCCGGCGGCAGCCCCGCCCCGGTGGTCACGGTTCCGGTTGCCAACGTGGACACCAAGGACGTCCGCGTGGTCCTCACCGCCCGGCCGAACACCCACATGACGGTCAGCGAAGTGCAGGTCCTGGCGTTGGCTCCGGGCCAGTCCTCCGACGCCTCCGCGGCAGCCATTTCCGTCAACGGTCAGCCGCTGGCCGGCTTCGACCCAGACGTCGCCTCCTACCGGACCGGCGTCCAGGGAGCGCGGCAGGAAGTCACGGCCACGGCTGCTGACCCGTACGCCACGGTCACCGTTACCCCGGCGGATCGGCAGTCCGGAACCGCCGTGGTCACGGTCCGAAGCGAAGACGGGAGCCAGACCCGGACGTACGAGGTCGTCTTCGGCCGGTAG
- a CDS encoding HNH endonuclease, whose translation MEGFGNSALTAGAPHGGVLQAAALPDAAFPFEAFPEGAIPFDQFADDGLPYDDDIDAAFPASFPEDPFPEALFADVLFAAGAATSAATGTDGRGPGTRRPALADRVAAATALLRADLSADGAGLIDQTHAYENVKNMLAGQQARLAVTFEARHSQEQTDLGTDEGRATLTAEDLGKDRSNDRGPGAAEQIALARGESPHRGGRLLGTAKALVQMPRTLAALDTGQLNEERAMHIVKETACLSAADRTAVDEELAADTGTFTGAGTRTVIAAARAAATRKDPRSVAQRASHAATERTVSLRPAPDTMTYLTALLPVHQGVAVYAALTRHADTLHAAGDPRSRDQIKADTLVERTTGTPAGITGIEINLLMTDRTLLQGDTEPARIPGYGVVPADWARDLLTHGPGEGGEELKTWIRRLYTAPETGDLVAMDSRRRLFPAPLRRFIRIRDDTCRTPYCDAPIRHHDHIIPWHGGGATSLANGAGLCEACNHTKELPGWKAQPIPGPRHTIELTTPTGHTYYSTAPPLPGSGQTGTGLPETTRSVRSAPIRQR comes from the coding sequence ATGGAAGGCTTCGGGAATTCAGCACTGACAGCAGGAGCGCCGCACGGCGGCGTTCTGCAGGCTGCCGCCCTTCCCGATGCCGCTTTCCCTTTCGAAGCGTTCCCGGAAGGCGCCATTCCATTCGATCAGTTCGCGGACGACGGATTGCCGTATGACGATGACATCGACGCCGCGTTCCCGGCATCGTTTCCTGAGGACCCGTTTCCCGAGGCCCTGTTTGCCGATGTCCTGTTCGCTGCCGGCGCCGCCACCAGCGCAGCCACCGGCACTGATGGGCGCGGGCCCGGTACCCGGCGGCCGGCTTTGGCGGACCGGGTCGCTGCGGCAACCGCCCTTCTGCGGGCCGATCTGAGCGCCGACGGTGCCGGGCTGATCGACCAGACGCACGCGTACGAGAACGTCAAGAACATGCTTGCCGGGCAACAGGCGAGGCTTGCCGTGACCTTCGAGGCCCGGCACAGCCAGGAGCAGACGGACCTTGGGACGGATGAGGGCCGGGCGACACTGACCGCCGAGGATCTGGGCAAAGACCGCAGCAATGACCGGGGCCCGGGCGCGGCCGAGCAGATCGCCCTGGCCCGGGGCGAGTCCCCGCACCGCGGCGGCCGGCTGCTCGGCACAGCCAAGGCCCTGGTGCAGATGCCCCGCACCCTGGCCGCCCTGGACACCGGACAGCTCAACGAAGAACGCGCCATGCACATCGTGAAGGAAACCGCCTGCCTGAGTGCGGCCGACCGGACCGCCGTCGACGAGGAACTCGCCGCCGACACCGGAACCTTCACCGGCGCCGGGACCCGCACCGTCATCGCCGCCGCCCGGGCCGCCGCCACCCGCAAGGACCCCCGCTCCGTCGCCCAACGCGCCAGCCACGCCGCAACCGAACGGACCGTCAGCCTGCGCCCGGCCCCGGACACCATGACCTACCTGACCGCCCTGCTCCCCGTCCACCAAGGCGTCGCCGTCTACGCGGCCCTGACCCGGCACGCCGACACCCTCCACGCCGCCGGCGACCCACGCTCCCGCGACCAAATCAAAGCCGACACCCTCGTCGAACGCACCACCGGCACCCCCGCCGGCATCACCGGCATCGAAATCAACCTCCTCATGACCGACCGCACCCTCCTCCAGGGCGACACCGAACCCGCCCGGATCCCCGGCTACGGTGTTGTCCCCGCAGACTGGGCACGTGACCTCCTCACCCACGGACCGGGAGAAGGAGGCGAGGAGCTCAAGACCTGGATCCGCCGGCTCTACACCGCCCCGGAGACCGGCGACCTGGTCGCCATGGACTCGCGACGGCGCCTGTTCCCGGCGCCGCTGCGCCGCTTTATCCGGATCCGGGACGACACCTGCCGCACCCCCTACTGCGACGCCCCCATCCGCCACCACGACCACATCATCCCCTGGCACGGCGGCGGCGCTACCAGCCTGGCGAACGGCGCAGGACTGTGCGAAGCGTGCAACCACACCAAAGAACTCCCCGGCTGGAAAGCCCAACCCATTCCCGGGCCGCGGCACACCATCGAACTAACTACACCCACCGGCCACACCTACTACTCCACCGCACCGCCACTACCCGGATCTGGACAAACCGGAACCGGGCTGCCCGAAACAACCCGCTCGGTACGGTCAGCACCAATCCGACAACGGTGA
- a CDS encoding FAD-binding protein → MVSEAGTELHIEEYNWAGNLRYAAAEVREPRTVAELQDLVAGVSRLRALGSRHSFNRIADTTGALVSLEHLAPAIEVDSANMTATVSGGTRYGTLAAELQRQGYALHNLASLPHISVAGAVATATHGSGDRNGNLATAVAGLELVTADGGILTARRGETPDFDGMVVGLGALGVASSLTLDIEPAFPVVQTVFDNLSWDQVLENFDDVTSSAYSASLFTDWSGDRIGQAWLKARTEEEGVADRASFYGGTPASEARHPIAGVSGSTCTQQLGVPGPWSDRLAHFRMEFTPSKGDELQSEYLVPREHAVDAIQTMRRLSHLLTPLLLVSEIRTMAADSLWLSPNYGTDSIGLHLTWRQDQPAVEAVLPVIEAALAPFGARPHWGKLFDADASRLAPLYPRFADFKALAGRLDPEGKFRNDFLDTKVFGS, encoded by the coding sequence ATGGTCAGCGAAGCAGGAACTGAGCTGCACATCGAGGAGTACAACTGGGCCGGCAACCTCAGGTACGCTGCAGCCGAGGTGCGGGAACCGCGGACCGTGGCGGAGCTTCAGGACCTGGTTGCCGGCGTGTCCCGGCTCCGCGCGCTCGGCTCGCGGCACTCCTTCAACCGCATCGCCGACACCACCGGCGCCCTGGTCTCGCTCGAACACCTCGCCCCCGCCATCGAGGTGGACTCCGCGAACATGACGGCGACAGTGAGCGGCGGCACCCGGTACGGGACCCTGGCGGCGGAGCTGCAGCGGCAGGGCTACGCGCTGCACAACCTGGCTTCCCTCCCCCACATCTCGGTTGCGGGGGCCGTCGCCACCGCCACCCACGGATCAGGCGACCGAAACGGCAATCTGGCCACCGCCGTCGCCGGCCTTGAACTGGTCACCGCCGACGGCGGGATCCTCACTGCCCGCCGCGGCGAAACCCCGGACTTCGACGGGATGGTGGTGGGCCTTGGCGCCCTGGGCGTGGCCAGCAGCCTGACGCTGGACATCGAACCTGCCTTTCCGGTGGTGCAGACGGTCTTTGACAACCTCTCGTGGGACCAGGTGCTGGAGAATTTCGACGACGTCACCTCCTCGGCGTACAGTGCCAGCCTTTTCACCGACTGGAGCGGGGACCGGATCGGGCAGGCCTGGCTCAAGGCCAGGACGGAGGAAGAAGGAGTAGCCGACCGTGCCAGTTTCTACGGTGGCACCCCGGCCTCCGAAGCCCGGCATCCCATCGCCGGGGTATCCGGCAGCACCTGCACGCAGCAGCTGGGCGTGCCCGGCCCGTGGTCGGACAGGCTGGCCCACTTCCGGATGGAATTCACTCCGAGCAAGGGCGACGAGCTGCAAAGCGAATACCTGGTCCCCCGCGAGCACGCCGTGGACGCCATCCAGACGATGCGCCGGCTGTCCCATCTGCTGACTCCGCTGTTGCTGGTCTCCGAAATCCGCACCATGGCCGCCGACAGCCTATGGCTGAGCCCGAACTACGGAACCGACAGCATCGGCCTGCACCTCACCTGGCGGCAGGACCAGCCCGCCGTCGAGGCCGTGCTTCCGGTGATCGAGGCCGCCCTGGCGCCGTTCGGCGCCCGTCCGCACTGGGGCAAGCTGTTCGACGCCGATGCCTCCCGCCTCGCGCCGCTTTACCCCCGCTTCGCCGACTTTAAGGCCCTCGCGGGGCGCCTCGATCCGGAGGGGAAGTTCCGCAACGACTTCCTCGACACCAAGGTCTTCGGCAGCTGA